In Spirosoma pollinicola, the genomic window CCCGACCGTAGGGAGGACCGCCTAAACCTTAATGACAAGACAAGAGAATCTTTTGATATACATATATATAGGGATAGTAATCAAATAGCAGTGTGTTGGTAATCAAATAGCAGTGTGTTGGTAATCAAATAGCAGTATGTTAGTAATGCGTTTTTGATTACTAACTACAATTTGGAATTACAAAAATTAGTAATTAGAATTGCATGACTGTTAGTAATAAAAATATGTGCTATGCCTAAGCGGATAACTTATGAGAGGGAGATGCTACATCCTGAAACAGGAGAGCTTCAAGTCACGCACAGAGATTCGGTTCTACCTAAAGAGCCTGATTATGTTAAGCTGTATCTGTCTGACATAGAGTTACTTAACAACTTGCCAAAGTGGACAGATCGTATTCTTCATGAACTGCTACGGATGATGAATTACAAAAACCAAATTGTACTTAACTCATCAATCAAGAAGGAAATAGCCGCAGAGTTCAAAATCCATATAAAGACAATAGATAATGCCCTAGTTATGCTTGTAAAGCAAGGTGTTCTTATTCGAAAAGATAAAGGGCTATATCTAGGAAATCCACTCTTATTTGGAAAAGGGGAATGGAAGGATATTAGAGAACTAAGACTGACAATTCACTATACTAAGGAAGGACGTACTATGACTGCTGAAATATTACAGGAGCAGGAAGAACCCGAATTAGTGGAAGTATAAAGCCATTAGCTAAAACGGAAGTCGGCTCTGGTGAGGACCAACCGAGTAGGGATAAGCTAATCCACGTACAACCGTACGGTGCCCTGATCTTGATAGCTTTAAGCCAGATCAGGGCTTTTTATTTCAAGATGTCGGCCTTCATCTTATCAAATTCATCTTTTGATATAACTCCGCTTTGGAGTAACCTTGACAGTTTCTCCAAATCATTTAACTTGTTACTAGTCAAGTTTTTGTTAGAAGAACTATTGTTATTTATTTGGCGCTTAGCGGCTGAAGTGAAACTATTAACAGAATCTTGAACCGATTTTGCTCTATCATCTAACTGCTTTGACATTTTATCGTATGTCTGAGGGGTTATCCTACTACCGTCCTTAAATACATAGGTTTTCCCTGTGAATTTGGAGACTCTCGCCCCAAAATAAAAAGTACCCCATACAAGAGCAACAACCATAGCTATCCCAAAAACAGCACCGAAAAAATCTTCCATAACTTTATAAGTTGCTTATGATATTGTGACGTACCGTCACAGGTTTTTTTAGGCATATCCCACCCCAACTGTACATCTCTCTCATGCTAAAGCGCTTCTAACATTAGAAGTCTGCTTAATGATAGAATCCGTAATAAATTTAGTAAATCTCATTACTACATCAACTCCTACAATAAGAGTGTATATTTTTAAAGGATCGTTGTTTGGAATAAACAGTAAGGGTCTTACAGTAATTAGATCATTAAGGCTTCCGTAAGTGCCATAATTAGATCGACCTTTTTTAAATAGTTCTTCTATTCTATCAGTATAAAATCCAACTCTATTCTGAAAAAAAGTATCATAGTCCTGATTACCTGCATCAACAATCTCTTTAGAGAGATTTATAAAAGCTTCTCTAACAGAATGATACAAGCTAAATCCTGCTTTTTGAGACAAACCATTTTGTTGAAATATAGGCTCGGTAAGAGCCCAAGTAAATGCAGTCATTTCTAATAATTTTGCTCTACTTGGTTCCTTTTTAAATTCTGTTTTATGAAAAATTTTATAATCATCCAGAGAATTATTTAGCATCTGAATCATCTTGTTATAATGAGATAATTCTAAAGATGTTAAGCTACCAATCTCTGGATATTTAGTAAAGTTTATTGGAACAATATTTTTGTTTTCTTCACCAAATAGTCTTGAAAGGAGGCTCATATCTATTTATATTTTGCATACAGTATCCCGTAAAGCTACTAAGCGGTTAATTAAATACAAAAACTTAGTTATTAGGTACAGATCAGTAGTTTTTCGCAGCCCGGTTCTTTTACAGAAGTATAACGCACTATACTTTGGCCTGCCTGACCCCTCCCTTCGGTCGGGTCAGGCAGGCCAAAGTGCGCGCCCTACGGGGTCTGTATCCCCTTTCCAACTATGAAAGCTGTTTGTCGAGTCGCCAAGGTCAAAGGAGCCGGTAGCATAGGCGGCAAGTCTGATCACAACTACCGTCAGGGCCATGTGCCCAATGCCGATGCCGAGCGTCGGCATCTAAACCATGAGTATGTACTCAACTATGAGAATTTAGCCAAGGCCATCGAAGCCAAGCTTCATCATGCCGGCCTTGACCATGTGCGAAAGGATGCCGTTAAGGGTATGGAATTTATTCTTACGGCCAGCCCGGAAGCCTTCAAACGTGACCAAACTGGCCAGTTCACCGGCGATTATCGGGAATCGGATTGGGTGAAGGCGAATCTGGAGTTCATGAAACAGCAATACGGTTCTAACCTGGTCGCTTTTACTCTGCACCAGGACGAGAAAACGCCCCACATTCACGCTATCGTTGTTCCTATCACCCCCGACAAACGACTTTGCGCGAAGGAGCTGTTCACGCCTAAAACCCTACGCCAGCTCCAGACTGATTACGCGGCGGCCATGAAGCCATTTGGGTTGGAAAGGGGAATAGAAGGCAGCCGGGCGCAGCATGTGGACATGAAGCACATTTATGGCCTTCAACAACAGGAGCGGCAAACTATCGAGAAGAATTTACAGCCCATTCAGACGATCAATGCACCCTTAGCCATCGACAAGCCTGGTCCGCTGGATTTGTTGAATCTGGAGCGCTGGAAACAACAGCAGGAAGCCAAAATCAATGCTGAACTCAATCGCAGGCTCGAGGAAATCAAACAAGCCGCTGAGAAGGCCCTAAAAGCGGCCGTAGCAAACGCAACTGCCAAGGAGCAGGAGAAAGTACTCGCTCAACGACTGACCACCTCAGAGGGCCTAAAACAGACCAATTTCGAGAAAGCCAAGAAAACAGGGGAAGAATTGGCCACCACTACCAGCAAGATCAACCAGATAGCCGTACTGCTGGACGAAAAGCGACTGAATCCAAAATGGAGTGAGGGCCTAGCTGGCCACCTTCGCAGCAAGGTGCTGCCGCAGATGGAAGCGGATATCCTAGAGTGTTTGAAAGAGCGCTTAACTGATGGCAACGATCTAAACCCCCGGCTTGAGAAGAAAGGGTACAAAATCGTGAAAGATGCGAAAGGGACGTTTTACCTGACTGACCCTAAAACCGAAGTGCGGCTAAACCTGATTACAGCTCAGATCAAAGGTGAATTTCTGAGCGAACTAGTTCATGAAACCGTACAAAGGGGAATAAAAGAAGCACAACAAGAGAAAGAGAAGAAGGCTCAGAAGTCCGAAGTCAAGAACAATCAAGATCAGGGCTATAAGTTTCGGCGCTAGCCTCGTACAGTTGGGGTGGGATATGCCTAGAAAAACCTATCACTAAATACATCCCGACCGTAGGGAGGACCGCCTAAACCTTAATGACAAGACAAGAGAATCTTTTGATATACATATATATAGGGATAGTAATCAAATAGCAGTGTGTTGGTAATCAAATAGCAGTGTGTTGGTAATCAAATAGCAGTATGTTAGTAATGCGTTTTTGATTACTAACTACAATTTGGAATTACAAAAATTAGTAATTAGAATTGCATGACTGTTAGTACTAGCTAGCTAGCTGCTAATTTTGCAAGTGTCACTGAATCTTGCAATGCCTTTTGTGCATCCTTACCTTCATCTATTAAGGCATAGTCTAATACGCTTAATTTAACCAATCCGTCATCTCCAAACTTATCCTGTCATGTCAAACCGACATAACATTTTAGCGTTCTTAATACCATTCCCTCTTCATATACCCACGTATATGATAACGTTTTTCAATTAACTTTTATATCTTTTCGCCTTTATTTTTCTTTTTCATATTCATATTTTCAGACCTACAAATGCCATTCATTAGTTCAATTTTAAAAATGTTTTCCATGTACCAATTCTATTCTATCAAGACTGTTCATCATTGATTATTCATTCTTTCCATGGTACTTTGAAAACAATATTGAATAGAAAAGGAATCATAGTATGTACCGATACAAACCACTTTTACAATCAATCCACTTACCTAATGGCATCAAAATTTCGAATCGCTTTGTATTATCACCAATGACCGTAAACGCATCAACAAAAGAAGGCTATATTACAAAAGCAGACTTGGCTTATGCTGCACGTCGCTCTAATTCAGCTGGAATGCAAGTCACCGGCGCTGCTTACATTGAACCTTATGGTAAACTGTTTGAATATGGCTTTAATATTGATCATGATGCTTGTATCCCTGGATTAACTAACATGGCATCTACGATGAAACAACATGGTAGCCTCGCTATTATCCAGCTAGCGCATGCTGGTCGTTTTTCAAATCAAGCCATTTTAAATTTTGGAAAGGTGTATGGACCAAGTCCTATGACTTTGCATTCACCGATTGAACACGTTGTTATCGCCATGTCTCATGAGAAAATCAATAGCATCATTCAGCAGTATCGCGATGCTACATTACGCGCGATTAAAGCAGGTTTTGATGGTGTGGAAATTTCGATTGCACAACGTTTGCTGATTCAAACATTTTTCTCAACTTTTTCAAATAGACGTACAGCTAGCTAGCTAGAACCGATACCAGGCTAACCATCGAGAAGGCCGCCGAACGAAGTGGCAAAACGTTAGGCCAGTTTTTCAATATCGAACTTCGGGAAGCCGCAGCAAACGTACTCAAAAAAGAACATCAGCCCCCAGCTCGTGGGGAAGACTTAGCGAGTGATCTGTTTGAGAAGATCAAGACTGAACTACGAGAAAGTCAAGCCGCCGAACTCCAATCCATTCGAGAAGCTATTGAAAGAAGACCGGCCAGCTTACGGGAATGGCTGTTCGGCAAACGCTCATAATGTCCCCGCGCAGAGCAGTCTGATTGAGTAGCCAGCCATGTTTCACCCCTAAAAAACCTTCCTACGGTCGGTTTTCGTCGGGGTTGAAACGCCTGTCTTTCCCTCCGATTGTCGGGAAAGGAAAAGGCTCTGCTACCTTCGGCAACAGAGCCCTATTTCATACTCTCCAACATAATGCGGAAAGTCTCGCCTATAACTCTCTCAAGTGTTGGCGGATACTGGCCGAATCCCCGACCAAAGTTCAAAATTACGAGCCTTGGTACTGATCAGCAAAAAAGCGGAGTTCGCTACGCTCACGAGTGTATTTTAAGAACTTAAGAAGGGCCTACCCATAACTAATTGATTATCAGTAGGGGTCATTTTGAGTATCTCGAAGTTTGATTTTGAGTATCTCGAAGTTTGATTTTGAAAAAATGGCAAAAAAATCAAAATTTACTTTTAATAGGACTAAAATATTATTTAGATTTGCGTAGTCAATAATCAAAATGCTATTTGGATTATGAAGTCAACTTATCGAAAAGTCAACGAACACGGTCTAAACAAGGTGAATCCCTTTTTAGATGATACTGTTCAGCATATCGAAAAAGGGGAGAAGACATTACTTTTCGGTCAGAAGAATCCAGATTTAATTATTGATAGCGATAGTCAGGTTAAAGGCCATTCACTTTTTGCTAGGAAAGTGACAGTTGACAAAGCCAAGTTCATGAAGGTATTCATGTCAGGTCTTTCTAATTGGTTTGACCTTTCCAAAGCGGGAATCAAAATGTTTGCTTACGTCGCCAATCAAGTAACTCCCAATAAAGACACGTTTGATGTCGATTTTGACGAGTGTAAGGCATTTACAGGATATAAAGGTACAAGTACTATACTATCGGCTCTTGCTGAGCTTATGGAGAACAAATTCATAGCAAGAGGGCCAAACCCTTACAAGTACTATATTAACCCTACTATCTTTTTTAACGGAGATCGTTTAACCTTCATAGAGCAATATGAAGTAGAGAGTAAGGAAGAAAACTCCTTAGAAATAGGTAAAACACCGCAAGAAAGCTTTAACGAGCTTGCTAAGACATTGGCTTAAACGGACACGAGCAATGCAGGGATGCAACTCGCTAGGGATACGCCATACCACGTACAACCGTACGTTTGCCCCGGATTGATAGCTTGAAGCCATCCGGGGCTTTTTCGTGTCCTACGGCCACGGGATTTTCTTAGGCATGGACCACCCCAACTGTACAGGCTGACGCTTCCATTTTATGAGTTTGAT contains:
- a CDS encoding replication/maintenance protein RepL gives rise to the protein MLHPETGELQVTHRDSVLPKEPDYVKLYLSDIELLNNLPKWTDRILHELLRMMNYKNQIVLNSSIKKEIAAEFKIHIKTIDNALVMLVKQGVLIRKDKGLYLGNPLLFGKGEWKDIRELRLTIHYTKEGRTMTAEILQEQEEPELVEV
- a CDS encoding SHOCT domain-containing protein, whose amino-acid sequence is MEDFFGAVFGIAMVVALVWGTFYFGARVSKFTGKTYVFKDGSRITPQTYDKMSKQLDDRAKSVQDSVNSFTSAAKRQINNNSSSNKNLTSNKLNDLEKLSRLLQSGVISKDEFDKMKADILK
- the mobV gene encoding MobV family relaxase, whose product is MKAVCRVAKVKGAGSIGGKSDHNYRQGHVPNADAERRHLNHEYVLNYENLAKAIEAKLHHAGLDHVRKDAVKGMEFILTASPEAFKRDQTGQFTGDYRESDWVKANLEFMKQQYGSNLVAFTLHQDEKTPHIHAIVVPITPDKRLCAKELFTPKTLRQLQTDYAAAMKPFGLERGIEGSRAQHVDMKHIYGLQQQERQTIEKNLQPIQTINAPLAIDKPGPLDLLNLERWKQQQEAKINAELNRRLEEIKQAAEKALKAAVANATAKEQEKVLAQRLTTSEGLKQTNFEKAKKTGEELATTTSKINQIAVLLDEKRLNPKWSEGLAGHLRSKVLPQMEADILECLKERLTDGNDLNPRLEKKGYKIVKDAKGTFYLTDPKTEVRLNLITAQIKGEFLSELVHETVQRGIKEAQQEKEKKAQKSEVKNNQDQGYKFRR
- a CDS encoding oxidoreductase, with the translated sequence MYRYKPLLQSIHLPNGIKISNRFVLSPMTVNASTKEGYITKADLAYAARRSNSAGMQVTGAAYIEPYGKLFEYGFNIDHDACIPGLTNMASTMKQHGSLAIIQLAHAGRFSNQAILNFGKVYGPSPMTLHSPIEHVVIAMSHEKINSIIQQYRDATLRAIKAGFDGVEISIAQRLLIQTFFSTFSNRRTAS